GGGGTAACCGCGCGGCCCCGACGGACACGGCCCCGCGCCTGTGGTGTTCGTCACATGCCTCCCGCAGGTGCCCTCCCAGGGGGCGGCCGACTGTGCCGGAGGGCACCCGGGGCAATAGGTTGACGTGTATGGAGGAGCTGGATCGTCAGATCGTCGAGTTGCTCGTCAGGGACGGGCGCATGAGCTACACCGATCTGGGCAGGGCCACGGGCCTGTCCACCTCGGCGGTGCACCAGCGCGTGCGCAGGCTCGAGCAGCGGGGCGTCATCCGGGGGTACGCCGCCGTCGTCGACCCCGAGGAGGTCGGACTGCCCCTCACCGCGTTCATCTCGGTGAAACCCTTCGACCCCAGTGCCCCCGACGACATCGCCGAGCGGCTGGCCGGCGTACCCGAGATCGAGGCCTGCCACAGCGTCGCCGGCGACGAGAACTACATCCTCAAGGTCCGGGTCGGAACCCCGCTCGAGCTGGAGGAACTGCTCGGCCAGATCCGCTCGCTGGCCGGTGTCTCCACGCGCACCACGGTGGTGCTCTCCACCCCGTACGAGGCACGGCCGCCGCGAATCTAGGCTGTTCCCATGAGTGAGAGCGCGACCCCGGCCGAACACCGCACCGTGCTGCTGCGCGGTGGAGAAGTCCACAGCCCCGCCGACCCCTTCGCCACCGCGATGGTCGTCGAACGGGGCCACGTCGCCTGGGTGGGCTCCGAAGGGGCCGCGGACGCCTTCGCTTCGGGGGTGGACGAGGTGATCGACCTCGAGGGCGCCCTCGTCACCCCGGCCTTCGTGGACGCGCACGTGCACACGACGGCGACGGGTCTGGCGCTCACCGGGCTCGACCTCTCCTCCGCCGCCTCGCTCGCCGAGGCGGCGGAACGCATCCGGTCGTACGCCGGGGCCAGGCCCGCCGACCGCGTCCTCATCGGACACGGCTGGGACGCCTCGTGCTGGCCCGAGCGGCGGCCGCTCAGCCGTGAGGAGCTGGACGGGCTCACGGGAGGCCGCCCCCTCTACCTCACCCGGATCGACGTCCACTCGGCGCTGGTCACCACCGCGATGCTCGACCTGGTGCCCGCGGCCCGGGGCATGGAAGGGTTCCGCGACGGCGAGCCGCTCACCGGCGAGGCGCACCATGCCGTCCGGGCGGCCGCGTACGCCTCGGTCTCGCCCGGGCAGCGGGCCGAGGCCCAGCGCGCTGCGCTGCGGCACGCCGTCTCCCTCGGCATCGGCACCGTCCACGAGTGCGGCGGGCCCGACATCTCCTCCGAGGACGACTTCACCGGGCTGCTCAAGGCGGCGGCCGAGCCGGGACCGCGCGTCGTGGGCTACTGGGCCGAGACGGACGTGGAGCGGGCCCGTGCCCTCGGGGCCGCCGGAGCGGCCGGAGATCTCTTCGCCGACGGTTCGCTCGGCTCGCACACCGCCTGCCTGCACGAGCCCTACGCCGACGCCCCGCACGCCGGCGCCGCCCACCTCGACGCGGCCGCCGTCGCCGCGCATGTCACCGAGTGCACCGAGGCCGGGCTCCAGGCCGGCTTCCACGCCATCGGCGACCACGCGATCAGCAACGTCGTGGCGGGAGTGAGGGCCGCCGCGGACGCCGTCGGTCTCGCCCGGATCCGGGCCGCCCGCCATCGGGTCGAACACGCCGAGATGCTCACCCCCGAAACGGTCGCCGCGTTCGCCGAGCTCGGTCTGACCGCCTCGGTGCAGCCCGCGTTCGACGCGGCCTGGGGCGGCGACACCGGCATGTATGCGCAGCGCCTGGGCGTCGAGCGGGCCCGCACCCTCAACCCGTACGCCGCCCTGCTGCGCGCCGGGGTCCCGCTGGCCTTCGGCTCGGACAGCCCGGTCACCCCCCTCGACCCGTGGGGCACCGTCCGGGCCGCGGCCTTCCACCGCACTCCCGAGCACCGGGTGTCCGTACGTGCCGCCTTCACCGCCCACACCCGCGGCGGCTGGCGTGCCGTCGGACGCGACGACGCGGGCACGCTGGTGCCCGGGGCCCCTGCGGACTACGCGGTCTGGCGCACCGGTGAGCTCGTCGTCCAGGCGCCCGACGACCGGGTCGCCCGCTGGTCCACCGACCCCCGTTCCGGTACGCCCGGCCTGCCCGATCTCACCCCCGGAAACACGCTCCCGGAGTGCCTGCGGACCGTGGTCTCCGGACAAACGGTCTACGTGCGGCCGGGCGAGTGACATCGGGACGAATCCTCCCGGCGCCCGCCGCCGTGCGGGTTCCTCCACGACCTGCGGATCTTCGCCGCTGACCAGCCCAATCGGTCAATAGCCGCAGATCGCACGACTGTTGACAGGGTGCGCCCGTCGGCCGGTAGGTTCGGCGGGTCCACCACAGGACGTCCGACCGGACGGCATCCACGCAGTCGTCGAACGCCGCTGGGTCAGGGGGTGGAGCGCCGCACCGGCGCTCCACCACTGGGAGCCAGGTCCAGCGCCCGCGCCTCGGGGCGAGGTAAGGCCGCGGCCGGTGGGGGTCCCCCCTGCTCCTACGGTGCTCGGGGGAAGGTGCGACCAGGGTGGGGCCCGGCGTTCAGTAGACAACGGCTCTCGGGCGACCCGCAGCCAGCGGTTCCCAGGCCGGCCCGAAGGACGCCGGGCCCCACCCTCCGCCCCCGCACCGTGCCGTCGTCGCCCCGTCGGCGGTGCTCGCTATGGTGGGTCCCTGCGTACGGACGTTAAGGGGCAGCATGAACGACGGCGGTCAGCGGCGGTACGGCCCGCTCGGCAGAGCCTTGGTGATCATTCCGACCTACAACGAGGCGGAGAACATCGAGCCGATCGTCTCCCGGGTGCGTGCCGCCGTGCCGGAGGCCGACATCCTGGTCGCCGACGACAACAGCCCCGACGGCACGGGAAAGATCGCCGACGAGCTCTCGGCCGAGGACGGCCAGATCCACGTCCTGCACCGCAAGGGCAAGGAGGGCCTCGGAGCCGCCTACCTCGCGGGCTTCCGCTGGGGTATCGACAACGGCTACGGCGTCCTGGTCGAGATGGACGCCGACGGATCCCACCAGCCGGAGGAACTGCCCAGGCTCCTCACCGCGCTCAAGGGTGCCGACCTCGTGCTCGGCTCCCGGTGGGTGCCCGGCGGGCGCGTCGTGAACTGGCCGAAGTCCCGGGAGTTCCTCTCGCGCGGCGGCAGCACCTACTCGCGACTGCTGCTCGGTGTGCCGATCCGCGATGTCACGGGCGGCTTCCGCGCCTTCCGGAAGGAGACCCTCGAAGGGCTGGGGCTGGACGACGTGGCCTCGCAGGGCTACTGCTTCCAGGTGGACCTCGCCCGGCGGGCCGTGGAGGCGGGCTTCCACGTCGTGGAGGTGCCGATCACCTTCGTCGAGCGCGAGCTGGGCGACTCCAAGATGAGCCGCGACATCGTCGTCGAGGCGCTGTGGCGGGTCACCGCCTGGGGCGTCGGCACCCGGGCCGGCAAGATCGTCGGCCGTAGGCCGTTCTGACGCGTTCCGTCCGCACGAGCTCGTGGGCTTCCGCCGGCCGCTCCCGCTCTCCGGCGCCGGGTCCCGGTCACCGGGCAGGGGCGCCGGGGCGGTCGGCCCGACCGCCCCGGGTTCCGGCCGCGGCACGGCGCTCCCACTCCGCCGGCCGGATTGCCGACCGGTCTTACGTCACTCCTGCCGCGGCCCAGGCACACTGGGAGCATGACGACCGGCGCAACGACACCGACCGCCCCCAAGCGCTCACGCGCCCGCACCTTCGTTCCCCTCGGCATCGCCGCCTGGCTCGTGCTGGAGATCTGGCTGCTGACCCTCGTGGCCGGTGCCGCGGGCGGGCTCACCGTCTTCGCGCTGCTCGTGGCCGGAGGTGTGCTCGGTGCCGTGGTGATCAAACGGGCCGGCCGTCGTGCCTTCCGCAATCTGTCGGACACCATCCAGCGGCAGCAGTCGGGCACGGCGAGCACGGCAGACGCCGAGGACGCACGGAGCACCGGGAACGGCTTGCTGATGCTCGGCGGACTGCTCCTCATGCTGCCCGGCCTGGTCTCGGACGCGGCCGGTCTCCTGCTGCTCGTTCCGACCTTCCGCACGGCCCTCGGGCGGAGGGCGGAGCTGTCGCTGGAGCGCCGGATGAGGCAGGCGAGCCCCGGTTCTCTCGGCGACGCCTTCCAGCAGGCCCGTATTCACCGCCCGGACGGAAAGATCGTGCAGGGAGAGGTCGTCCGCGAGGACGCGTCCACGGGACCCGGCCACGAGCCGGGACCGCGTCCGCCGCTGACGTCGTAGCGCGAGGGACGCCGCACGGCCTGCGGGCCGCCAGGGCCGCGCCTCGGCACCGAAGGTGACGCGGTCTCGTGCCGGACCGGCGCCACGGTGCCGCACGGAGCGGCCCGGGTACGTTCCCGAGCCGTGTCCCGGCGTACGAGAGCGCATACGAAGGAGCCGCGGGCTGCGGCACACGTTGTGTGTGCGGCAGCCCGCGGCTCCTGCGCTCTGTGCGAGTCGGTGGTGCGTCCTTACGCGGACTTCCGGCTGTCGCGCGGGTGCACCGCGATGTTCATGGCCCCGGAGCGGAGGACGGCCAGCCGCTCGGCCAGCACCTCCTCGAGCTCCTCACGCGTGCGCCGCTCCATGAGCATGTCCCAGTGCGTACGCGCGGGCTTCCCCTTCTTCTCCTCGGGGCCGTCCCCGTCCACCAGGAGTGCCTGGGCGCCGCACGCCTTGCACTCCCACTCCGGCGGAATCTCCGCCTCGACCGAGAACGGCATCTCGAAACGATGTCCGTTCTGGCATGCGTACTCCACCGCCTGGCGCGGGGCCAGATCGATGCCGCGGTCGGTCTCGTAGCTGGTCACCACGAGGCGCGTGCCGCGAAGAGCTCGCTCACTCATGAATCGTGCCTCCCGGGCTTGTCGCCCACAGGACAGGTGTCGCTGTCGTCGTCATCCGGTCAACGTCCGGTCGGCGGTAAAGATTCCCGTTGCCGGTCATGCGTCGTCGCCCGTCGTGCCGCTGCTTTTCCAGGGTTTGGGTACCCACCAGTGCCCGGTTTGTCACATCTGGCAGAAAGTGTCACCCAGCGTTTGGAGCTTTTCAGCGCGCAGTAACGGTCCGCCTGGCAGGCCGAAGGCGTACACTACCGGCCCTTCGCTTCAACGTCTAAATCCGCTCCGGTACCGGGTTCCCCGCCGCGGCCACCGCGCGCCTCACCGGGACGCGCGCCAGGAGCACGAATCCCAGTGCGAAGAAGATCACCAGAGAGATGATGGCAGTCCGGTAGCTTCCCGTCAGCTGGAACGCCAGACCGAACACCAGCGGTCCCAGCCAGCTCAGCCCCCGGTCGCTCATCTCGTACGCGGAGAAGTACTCCGCCTCCTTGCCG
The genomic region above belongs to Streptomyces marianii and contains:
- a CDS encoding Lrp/AsnC family transcriptional regulator — its product is MEELDRQIVELLVRDGRMSYTDLGRATGLSTSAVHQRVRRLEQRGVIRGYAAVVDPEEVGLPLTAFISVKPFDPSAPDDIAERLAGVPEIEACHSVAGDENYILKVRVGTPLELEELLGQIRSLAGVSTRTTVVLSTPYEARPPRI
- a CDS encoding amidohydrolase, encoding MSESATPAEHRTVLLRGGEVHSPADPFATAMVVERGHVAWVGSEGAADAFASGVDEVIDLEGALVTPAFVDAHVHTTATGLALTGLDLSSAASLAEAAERIRSYAGARPADRVLIGHGWDASCWPERRPLSREELDGLTGGRPLYLTRIDVHSALVTTAMLDLVPAARGMEGFRDGEPLTGEAHHAVRAAAYASVSPGQRAEAQRAALRHAVSLGIGTVHECGGPDISSEDDFTGLLKAAAEPGPRVVGYWAETDVERARALGAAGAAGDLFADGSLGSHTACLHEPYADAPHAGAAHLDAAAVAAHVTECTEAGLQAGFHAIGDHAISNVVAGVRAAADAVGLARIRAARHRVEHAEMLTPETVAAFAELGLTASVQPAFDAAWGGDTGMYAQRLGVERARTLNPYAALLRAGVPLAFGSDSPVTPLDPWGTVRAAAFHRTPEHRVSVRAAFTAHTRGGWRAVGRDDAGTLVPGAPADYAVWRTGELVVQAPDDRVARWSTDPRSGTPGLPDLTPGNTLPECLRTVVSGQTVYVRPGE
- a CDS encoding polyprenol monophosphomannose synthase, producing MNDGGQRRYGPLGRALVIIPTYNEAENIEPIVSRVRAAVPEADILVADDNSPDGTGKIADELSAEDGQIHVLHRKGKEGLGAAYLAGFRWGIDNGYGVLVEMDADGSHQPEELPRLLTALKGADLVLGSRWVPGGRVVNWPKSREFLSRGGSTYSRLLLGVPIRDVTGGFRAFRKETLEGLGLDDVASQGYCFQVDLARRAVEAGFHVVEVPITFVERELGDSKMSRDIVVEALWRVTAWGVGTRAGKIVGRRPF
- the fxsA gene encoding FxsA family membrane protein, with the protein product MTTGATTPTAPKRSRARTFVPLGIAAWLVLEIWLLTLVAGAAGGLTVFALLVAGGVLGAVVIKRAGRRAFRNLSDTIQRQQSGTASTADAEDARSTGNGLLMLGGLLLMLPGLVSDAAGLLLLVPTFRTALGRRAELSLERRMRQASPGSLGDAFQQARIHRPDGKIVQGEVVREDASTGPGHEPGPRPPLTS
- a CDS encoding RNA polymerase-binding protein RbpA, translated to MSERALRGTRLVVTSYETDRGIDLAPRQAVEYACQNGHRFEMPFSVEAEIPPEWECKACGAQALLVDGDGPEEKKGKPARTHWDMLMERRTREELEEVLAERLAVLRSGAMNIAVHPRDSRKSA